CTGGGGTTGGTTGGGTTTATGAATATGCTTTAGTTGATGAAACAGGTAAGCATGACTTACAAGAACTACGTTCATTTCAAGACTGGAACTTAAAATATTTAATTGAATCTGTACCTGGAGTAGCTGAAGTAGCGTCTGTTGGGGGCTTTGTTAAACAGTATCAAGTAGAACTAGACCCTAACAAGTTATTAGCTTACAAAATTACTGTTGATAAAGTGATTCAAGCCATTCGTCGTAGCAATGGTGATGTAGGTGGACGCTCAATTGAGTTTGCCTCAACTGAGTATATGGTGCGTGGAAGAGGTTATATTAAATCTCTGGACGACTTAAGACACATTTCTTTAGGTTCAAGTGAAACTGGAACTCCAATACTTTTAAGAGATATAGGAGATATTAAGATTTCCTCTGAGGCTCGTCGAGGGCTAGCAGAGCTTGATGGTAAGGGTGAAACAGTTGGAGGAATTGTAATTGCTCGTTATGGTGAAAATGCTTTTGATGTAATTGCCCAAGTAAAAGCAAAACTTGAAACAATTAAAAATTCCCTTCCTGCTGGGGTAAAACTTGTTACTACTTACGATCGTTCAGATTTAATACAACGTGCAGTATATTCGCTTAATAAATCTTTAATTGAAGAATTAGCTGTTGTTGCTATATTTATCATCCTTTTCCTGCTGCATTTCCGTAGCGCACTTGTTCCTATTATTAGCTTACCTTTAGCTGTACTACTTTCCTTTATTCCTATTTATTATCTAGGTTTAACTGTAAATATAATGAGCTTAGGAGGAATAATCATTGCAATTGGAGCAATGGTTGATGCTGCAATTATCTTTGTTGAAAACGCTCATAAGAA
This portion of the Candidatus Abawacabacteria bacterium genome encodes:
- a CDS encoding efflux RND transporter permease subunit, encoding MIENLIEYCARNRFIVFAFTIFLSIWGLWALKNAKLDALPDLSDTQVIIFTEWDGRSPDLVEAQVTYPIVTRLVAAPKVKVVRGQSFFGLSFIYVIYEDGTDIYWARSRTLEYLNGLRDKLPTDVSPTLGPDATGVGWVYEYALVDETGKHDLQELRSFQDWNLKYLIESVPGVAEVASVGGFVKQYQVELDPNKLLAYKITVDKVIQAIRRSNGDVGGRSIEFASTEYMVRGRGYIKSLDDLRHISLGSSETGTPILLRDIGDIKISSEARRGLAELDGKGETVGGIVIARYGENAFDVIAQVKAKLETIKNSLPAGVKLVTTYDRSDLIQRAVYSLNKSLIEELAVVAIFIILFLLHFRSALVPIISLPLAVLLSFIPIYYLGLTVNIMSLGGIIIAIGAMVDAAIIFVENAHKNLEEWEKAGKPGNRADVLIRGFREVGSSIFASLLVLTVSFIPVFTLEAQEGRLFKPLAYGKTFAMFFSAVLAVTLVPALGML